In one Brassica oleracea var. oleracea cultivar TO1000 chromosome C9, BOL, whole genome shotgun sequence genomic region, the following are encoded:
- the LOC106319097 gene encoding auxin response factor 4 isoform X2, producing the protein MEFDLNTEFAEVEEEENDEGGGARVEKGKRLGVLPSSSSSCSSRSSSSSSSSTTASASSIYSELWHACAGPLTSLPKKGNVVVYFPQGHLEQGVMVSYSSPLDVPKLDLSPQIFCRVAAVHLLANKETDEVYTQVTLLPLQELSMLNGEGKEVKELGGDEEKNGSSSVKKTPHMFCKTLTASDTSTHGGFSVPRRAAEDCFAPLDYKQQRPSQELIAKDLHGVEWKFRHIYRGQPRRHLLTTGWSIFVSQKSLVSGDAVLFLRDENGELRLGIRRSARPRNGLPDSIIQKYSSSSILSLVANAVSNKSMFDVFYSPRATHSEFVIPYEKYITSIKNPIGIGTRFRMRFEMDDSPERRCAGVVTGVCDMDPYRWPNSKWRCLLVRWDESFMSDHQERVSPWEIDPSGSLPPLSIQSSPRPKRPWAGLLGTTTPQGNPITAERGVFLDFEESVRPSKVLQGQENTGSASSSPLQGFDVMNRRILDFAGMQQSHANPVLLSGRVKDRFGEFVDSTSLDLDRFPRVLQGQEICSLRSFPQIAGFTPASASGSPNPFAYQANKSSFYPLASQGIRSSHIPYQSPYNAGDKSSSRKFDAQREGGLPKNVPFKVNMNASTTGCKLFGFSLPVETPASNQQSSSKRICTKVHKQGSLVGRAIDLSRLNGYNDLLTELERLFNMEGLLRDPEKGWRILYTDSENDMMVVGDDPWHDFCSVVLKIHLYTKEEVENGNDDNRSCLEQAALMMEASKSSSVSQPDSSPTGH; encoded by the exons ATGGAGTTTGACTTGAATACTGAGTTTGCGGAGGTGGAGGAAGAGGAGAATGATGAAGGAGGAGGAGCAAGGGTTGAGAAGGGTAAGAGGCTTGGAGTTTTACCGTCATCTTCTTCTTCATGCTCTTCTCGTTCATCATCATCATCATCATCTTCTACTACAGCTTCTGCTTCCTCCATATACTCTGAGCTGTGGCATGCTTGTGCTGGTCCTCTCACTTCTCTTCCCAAGAAAGGCAATGTCGTTGTGTATTTCCCACAGGGTCATTTGGAGCAAGGTGTTATGGTTTCTTACTCGTCTCCTCTAGATGTCCCCAAACTTGATCTCAGTCCTCAAATCTTCTGCAGGGTGGCTGCCGTTCACTTGCTT GCTAATAAGGAAACTGATGAGGTCTATACTCAAGTCACTCTGCTTCCACTTCAAGAG TTATCAATGCTAAATGGGGAGGGGAAAGAGGTCAAGGAGTTAGGAGGGGATGAAGAGAAGAACGGAAGCTCATCTGTCAAAAAAACACCTCATATGTTCTGCAAGACCTTAACAGCTTCTGACACAAGCACCCATGGGGGCTTCTCTGTACCTAGAAGAGCCGCTGAAGATTGTTTCGCTCCTCTT GACTACAAGCAGCAGAGACCATCTCAAGAGCTCATTGCAAAGGATCTCCATGGAGTAGAGTGGAAGTTTCGGCATATCTATAGAG GTCAACCAAGGAGGCATCTGCTCACCACTGGTTGGAGTATCTTTGTTAGTCAAAAGAGTCTTGTCTCTGGTGATGCGGTTCTCTTTCTGAG AGATGAAAATGGAGAGCTGAGGTTAGGAATCAGAAGATCTGCACGGCCAAGAAACGGACTTCCTGATTCAATCATTCAGAAGTATTCATCTTCCAGCATCCTCTCGCTTGTGGCTAATGCTGTATCTAACAAAAGCATGTTTGATGTGTTCTACAGTCCACG AGCTACTCACTCAGAGTTTGTGATTCCTTATGAGAAGTATATTACAAGCATCAAGAATCCCATTGGCATAGGCACAAGATTCAGAATGCGATTTGAAATGGACGATTCTCCTGAGAGAAG ATGCGCTGGTGTAGTGACTGGAGTCTGTGACATGGATCCTTATAGGTGGCCGAACTCTAAATGGAGGTGCTTGTTG GTGCGTTGGGATGAGTCTTTTATGAGTGATCACCAAGAAAGAGTTTCCCCTTGGGAGATTGATCCTTCGGGTTCTCTCCCACCCTTAAGCATCCAGTCATCTCCAAGGCCTAAGAGGCCTTGGGCAGGTCTACTGGGTACTACTACTCCACAAGGAAACCCCATAACCG CAGAAAGGGGTGTTTTTTTGGACTTCGAGGAGTCAGTTAGACCCTCTAAGGTCTTGCAAGGTCAAGAAAATACAGGTTCTGCATCATCATCACCTTTACAAGGTTTTGATGTTATGAACCGACGGATACTGGATTTTGCTGGGATGCAGCAGTCCCATGCTAATCCAGTTCTTTTATCTGGTAGAGTGAAGGATCGGTTTGGTGAGTTTGTAGATTCTACGTCCCTGGACCTGGATAGGTTTCCAAGGGTCTTGCAAGGTCAAGAAATTTGCTCACTTCGGTCATTCCCTCAAATAGCTGGTTTCACTCCAGCTTCTGCTTCAGGGAGTCCTAATCCCTTTGCTTATCAAGCCAACAAGTCAAGTTTCTATCCGCTAGCGTCACAAGGGATTAGGAGCTCTCATATTCCATATCAGAGTCCATACAATGCTGGCGACAAATCATCTAGTAGAAAGTTTGATGCACAAAGGGAAGGTGGCCTACCGAAGAATGTACCATTCAAG GTTAATATGAATGCTTCGACTACAGGTTGTAAGCTTTTTGGATTCTCCTTACCAGTGGAGACACCTGCATCAAACCAGCAAAGCTCAAGCAAAAGGATCTGTACAAAG GTTCACAAGCAAGGAAGCCTGGTGGGGAGAGCTATTGATTTGTCACGACTAAACGGATACAATGATCTCCTTACTGAGCTTGAACGCCTCTTCAACATGGAAGGGCTTCTCAGGGATCCTGAAAAAGGATGGAGGATCTTGTACACTGATAGTGAGAACGATATGATGGTCGTTGGTGATGATCCATGGCA TGATTTCTGCAGTGTGGTGTTGAAGATACATTTATACACGAAAGAGGAAGTGGAGAATGGGAATGATGATAACAGGAGTTGTTTAGAACAAGCAGCTCTCATGATGGAAGCATCAAAGTCATCCTCTGTCAGCCAGCCTGATTCTTCTCCAACAGGTCACTAG
- the LOC106319097 gene encoding auxin response factor 4 isoform X1, with protein MEFDLNTEFAEVEEEENDEGGGARVEKGKRLGVLPSSSSSCSSRSSSSSSSSTTASASSIYSELWHACAGPLTSLPKKGNVVVYFPQGHLEQGVMVSYSSPLDVPKLDLSPQIFCRVAAVHLLANKETDEVYTQVTLLPLQELSMLNGEGKEVKELGGDEEKNGSSSVKKTPHMFCKTLTASDTSTHGGFSVPRRAAEDCFAPLDYKQQRPSQELIAKDLHGVEWKFRHIYRGQPRRHLLTTGWSIFVSQKSLVSGDAVLFLRDENGELRLGIRRSARPRNGLPDSIIQKYSSSSILSLVANAVSNKSMFDVFYSPRATHSEFVIPYEKYITSIKNPIGIGTRFRMRFEMDDSPERRCAGVVTGVCDMDPYRWPNSKWRCLLVRWDESFMSDHQERVSPWEIDPSGSLPPLSIQSSPRPKRPWAGLLGTTTPQGNPITERGVFLDFEESVRPSKVLQGQENTGSASSSPLQGFDVMNRRILDFAGMQQSHANPVLLSGRVKDRFGEFVDSTSLDLDRFPRVLQGQEICSLRSFPQIAGFTPASASGSPNPFAYQANKSSFYPLASQGIRSSHIPYQSPYNAGDKSSSRKFDAQREGGLPKNVPFKIDMMGTEKGREVNMNASTTGCKLFGFSLPVETPASNQQSSSKRICTKVHKQGSLVGRAIDLSRLNGYNDLLTELERLFNMEGLLRDPEKGWRILYTDSENDMMVVGDDPWHDFCSVVLKIHLYTKEEVENGNDDNRSCLEQAALMMEASKSSSVSQPDSSPTGH; from the exons ATGGAGTTTGACTTGAATACTGAGTTTGCGGAGGTGGAGGAAGAGGAGAATGATGAAGGAGGAGGAGCAAGGGTTGAGAAGGGTAAGAGGCTTGGAGTTTTACCGTCATCTTCTTCTTCATGCTCTTCTCGTTCATCATCATCATCATCATCTTCTACTACAGCTTCTGCTTCCTCCATATACTCTGAGCTGTGGCATGCTTGTGCTGGTCCTCTCACTTCTCTTCCCAAGAAAGGCAATGTCGTTGTGTATTTCCCACAGGGTCATTTGGAGCAAGGTGTTATGGTTTCTTACTCGTCTCCTCTAGATGTCCCCAAACTTGATCTCAGTCCTCAAATCTTCTGCAGGGTGGCTGCCGTTCACTTGCTT GCTAATAAGGAAACTGATGAGGTCTATACTCAAGTCACTCTGCTTCCACTTCAAGAG TTATCAATGCTAAATGGGGAGGGGAAAGAGGTCAAGGAGTTAGGAGGGGATGAAGAGAAGAACGGAAGCTCATCTGTCAAAAAAACACCTCATATGTTCTGCAAGACCTTAACAGCTTCTGACACAAGCACCCATGGGGGCTTCTCTGTACCTAGAAGAGCCGCTGAAGATTGTTTCGCTCCTCTT GACTACAAGCAGCAGAGACCATCTCAAGAGCTCATTGCAAAGGATCTCCATGGAGTAGAGTGGAAGTTTCGGCATATCTATAGAG GTCAACCAAGGAGGCATCTGCTCACCACTGGTTGGAGTATCTTTGTTAGTCAAAAGAGTCTTGTCTCTGGTGATGCGGTTCTCTTTCTGAG AGATGAAAATGGAGAGCTGAGGTTAGGAATCAGAAGATCTGCACGGCCAAGAAACGGACTTCCTGATTCAATCATTCAGAAGTATTCATCTTCCAGCATCCTCTCGCTTGTGGCTAATGCTGTATCTAACAAAAGCATGTTTGATGTGTTCTACAGTCCACG AGCTACTCACTCAGAGTTTGTGATTCCTTATGAGAAGTATATTACAAGCATCAAGAATCCCATTGGCATAGGCACAAGATTCAGAATGCGATTTGAAATGGACGATTCTCCTGAGAGAAG ATGCGCTGGTGTAGTGACTGGAGTCTGTGACATGGATCCTTATAGGTGGCCGAACTCTAAATGGAGGTGCTTGTTG GTGCGTTGGGATGAGTCTTTTATGAGTGATCACCAAGAAAGAGTTTCCCCTTGGGAGATTGATCCTTCGGGTTCTCTCCCACCCTTAAGCATCCAGTCATCTCCAAGGCCTAAGAGGCCTTGGGCAGGTCTACTGGGTACTACTACTCCACAAGGAAACCCCATAACCG AAAGGGGTGTTTTTTTGGACTTCGAGGAGTCAGTTAGACCCTCTAAGGTCTTGCAAGGTCAAGAAAATACAGGTTCTGCATCATCATCACCTTTACAAGGTTTTGATGTTATGAACCGACGGATACTGGATTTTGCTGGGATGCAGCAGTCCCATGCTAATCCAGTTCTTTTATCTGGTAGAGTGAAGGATCGGTTTGGTGAGTTTGTAGATTCTACGTCCCTGGACCTGGATAGGTTTCCAAGGGTCTTGCAAGGTCAAGAAATTTGCTCACTTCGGTCATTCCCTCAAATAGCTGGTTTCACTCCAGCTTCTGCTTCAGGGAGTCCTAATCCCTTTGCTTATCAAGCCAACAAGTCAAGTTTCTATCCGCTAGCGTCACAAGGGATTAGGAGCTCTCATATTCCATATCAGAGTCCATACAATGCTGGCGACAAATCATCTAGTAGAAAGTTTGATGCACAAAGGGAAGGTGGCCTACCGAAGAATGTACCATTCAAGATTGATATGATGGGAACAGAGAAAGGCAGAGAGGTTAATATGAATGCTTCGACTACAGGTTGTAAGCTTTTTGGATTCTCCTTACCAGTGGAGACACCTGCATCAAACCAGCAAAGCTCAAGCAAAAGGATCTGTACAAAG GTTCACAAGCAAGGAAGCCTGGTGGGGAGAGCTATTGATTTGTCACGACTAAACGGATACAATGATCTCCTTACTGAGCTTGAACGCCTCTTCAACATGGAAGGGCTTCTCAGGGATCCTGAAAAAGGATGGAGGATCTTGTACACTGATAGTGAGAACGATATGATGGTCGTTGGTGATGATCCATGGCA TGATTTCTGCAGTGTGGTGTTGAAGATACATTTATACACGAAAGAGGAAGTGGAGAATGGGAATGATGATAACAGGAGTTGTTTAGAACAAGCAGCTCTCATGATGGAAGCATCAAAGTCATCCTCTGTCAGCCAGCCTGATTCTTCTCCAACAGGTCACTAG
- the LOC106319097 gene encoding auxin response factor 4 isoform X3 translates to MEFDLNTEFAEVEEEENDEGGGARVEKASASSIYSELWHACAGPLTSLPKKGNVVVYFPQGHLEQGVMVSYSSPLDVPKLDLSPQIFCRVAAVHLLANKETDEVYTQVTLLPLQELSMLNGEGKEVKELGGDEEKNGSSSVKKTPHMFCKTLTASDTSTHGGFSVPRRAAEDCFAPLDYKQQRPSQELIAKDLHGVEWKFRHIYRGQPRRHLLTTGWSIFVSQKSLVSGDAVLFLRDENGELRLGIRRSARPRNGLPDSIIQKYSSSSILSLVANAVSNKSMFDVFYSPRATHSEFVIPYEKYITSIKNPIGIGTRFRMRFEMDDSPERRCAGVVTGVCDMDPYRWPNSKWRCLLVRWDESFMSDHQERVSPWEIDPSGSLPPLSIQSSPRPKRPWAGLLGTTTPQGNPITAERGVFLDFEESVRPSKVLQGQENTGSASSSPLQGFDVMNRRILDFAGMQQSHANPVLLSGRVKDRFGEFVDSTSLDLDRFPRVLQGQEICSLRSFPQIAGFTPASASGSPNPFAYQANKSSFYPLASQGIRSSHIPYQSPYNAGDKSSSRKFDAQREGGLPKNVPFKIDMMGTEKGREVNMNASTTGCKLFGFSLPVETPASNQQSSSKRICTKVHKQGSLVGRAIDLSRLNGYNDLLTELERLFNMEGLLRDPEKGWRILYTDSENDMMVVGDDPWHDFCSVVLKIHLYTKEEVENGNDDNRSCLEQAALMMEASKSSSVSQPDSSPTGH, encoded by the exons ATGGAGTTTGACTTGAATACTGAGTTTGCGGAGGTGGAGGAAGAGGAGAATGATGAAGGAGGAGGAGCAAGGGTTGAGAAGG CTTCTGCTTCCTCCATATACTCTGAGCTGTGGCATGCTTGTGCTGGTCCTCTCACTTCTCTTCCCAAGAAAGGCAATGTCGTTGTGTATTTCCCACAGGGTCATTTGGAGCAAGGTGTTATGGTTTCTTACTCGTCTCCTCTAGATGTCCCCAAACTTGATCTCAGTCCTCAAATCTTCTGCAGGGTGGCTGCCGTTCACTTGCTT GCTAATAAGGAAACTGATGAGGTCTATACTCAAGTCACTCTGCTTCCACTTCAAGAG TTATCAATGCTAAATGGGGAGGGGAAAGAGGTCAAGGAGTTAGGAGGGGATGAAGAGAAGAACGGAAGCTCATCTGTCAAAAAAACACCTCATATGTTCTGCAAGACCTTAACAGCTTCTGACACAAGCACCCATGGGGGCTTCTCTGTACCTAGAAGAGCCGCTGAAGATTGTTTCGCTCCTCTT GACTACAAGCAGCAGAGACCATCTCAAGAGCTCATTGCAAAGGATCTCCATGGAGTAGAGTGGAAGTTTCGGCATATCTATAGAG GTCAACCAAGGAGGCATCTGCTCACCACTGGTTGGAGTATCTTTGTTAGTCAAAAGAGTCTTGTCTCTGGTGATGCGGTTCTCTTTCTGAG AGATGAAAATGGAGAGCTGAGGTTAGGAATCAGAAGATCTGCACGGCCAAGAAACGGACTTCCTGATTCAATCATTCAGAAGTATTCATCTTCCAGCATCCTCTCGCTTGTGGCTAATGCTGTATCTAACAAAAGCATGTTTGATGTGTTCTACAGTCCACG AGCTACTCACTCAGAGTTTGTGATTCCTTATGAGAAGTATATTACAAGCATCAAGAATCCCATTGGCATAGGCACAAGATTCAGAATGCGATTTGAAATGGACGATTCTCCTGAGAGAAG ATGCGCTGGTGTAGTGACTGGAGTCTGTGACATGGATCCTTATAGGTGGCCGAACTCTAAATGGAGGTGCTTGTTG GTGCGTTGGGATGAGTCTTTTATGAGTGATCACCAAGAAAGAGTTTCCCCTTGGGAGATTGATCCTTCGGGTTCTCTCCCACCCTTAAGCATCCAGTCATCTCCAAGGCCTAAGAGGCCTTGGGCAGGTCTACTGGGTACTACTACTCCACAAGGAAACCCCATAACCG CAGAAAGGGGTGTTTTTTTGGACTTCGAGGAGTCAGTTAGACCCTCTAAGGTCTTGCAAGGTCAAGAAAATACAGGTTCTGCATCATCATCACCTTTACAAGGTTTTGATGTTATGAACCGACGGATACTGGATTTTGCTGGGATGCAGCAGTCCCATGCTAATCCAGTTCTTTTATCTGGTAGAGTGAAGGATCGGTTTGGTGAGTTTGTAGATTCTACGTCCCTGGACCTGGATAGGTTTCCAAGGGTCTTGCAAGGTCAAGAAATTTGCTCACTTCGGTCATTCCCTCAAATAGCTGGTTTCACTCCAGCTTCTGCTTCAGGGAGTCCTAATCCCTTTGCTTATCAAGCCAACAAGTCAAGTTTCTATCCGCTAGCGTCACAAGGGATTAGGAGCTCTCATATTCCATATCAGAGTCCATACAATGCTGGCGACAAATCATCTAGTAGAAAGTTTGATGCACAAAGGGAAGGTGGCCTACCGAAGAATGTACCATTCAAGATTGATATGATGGGAACAGAGAAAGGCAGAGAGGTTAATATGAATGCTTCGACTACAGGTTGTAAGCTTTTTGGATTCTCCTTACCAGTGGAGACACCTGCATCAAACCAGCAAAGCTCAAGCAAAAGGATCTGTACAAAG GTTCACAAGCAAGGAAGCCTGGTGGGGAGAGCTATTGATTTGTCACGACTAAACGGATACAATGATCTCCTTACTGAGCTTGAACGCCTCTTCAACATGGAAGGGCTTCTCAGGGATCCTGAAAAAGGATGGAGGATCTTGTACACTGATAGTGAGAACGATATGATGGTCGTTGGTGATGATCCATGGCA TGATTTCTGCAGTGTGGTGTTGAAGATACATTTATACACGAAAGAGGAAGTGGAGAATGGGAATGATGATAACAGGAGTTGTTTAGAACAAGCAGCTCTCATGATGGAAGCATCAAAGTCATCCTCTGTCAGCCAGCCTGATTCTTCTCCAACAGGTCACTAG
- the LOC106319097 gene encoding auxin response factor 4 isoform X4, translated as MEFDLNTEFAEVEEEENDEGGGARVEKGKRLGVLPSSSSSCSSRSSSSSSSSTTASASSIYSELWHACAGPLTSLPKKGNVVVYFPQGHLEQGVMVSYSSPLDVPKLDLSPQIFCRVAAVHLLANKETDEVYTQVTLLPLQELSMLNGEGKEVKELGGDEEKNGSSSVKKTPHMFCKTLTASDTSTHGGFSVPRRAAEDCFAPLDYKQQRPSQELIAKDLHGVEWKFRHIYRGQPRRHLLTTGWSIFVSQKSLVSGDAVLFLRDENGELRLGIRRSARPRNGLPDSIIQKYSSSSILSLVANAVSNKSMFDVFYSPRATHSEFVIPYEKYITSIKNPIGIGTRFRMRFEMDDSPERRCAGVVTGVCDMDPYRWPNSKWRCLLVRWDESFMSDHQERVSPWEIDPSGSLPPLSIQSSPRPKRPWAGLLGTTTPQGNPITAERGVFLDFEESVRPSKVLQGQENTGSASSSPLQGFDVMNRRILDFAGMQQSHANPVLLSGRVKDRFGEFVDSTSLDLDRFPRVLQGQEICSLRSFPQIAGFTPASASGSPNPFAYQANKSSFYPLASQGIRSSHIPYQSPYNAGDKSSSRKFDAQREGGLPKNVPFKIDMMGTEKGREVNMNASTTGCKLFGFSLPVETPASNQQSSSKRICTKVHKQGSLVGRAIDLSRLNGYNDLLTELERLFNMEGLLRDPEKGWRILYTDSENDMMVVGDDPWHDFCSVVLKIHLYTKEEVENGNDDNRSCLEQAALMMEASKSSSVSQPDSSPTGH; from the exons ATGGAGTTTGACTTGAATACTGAGTTTGCGGAGGTGGAGGAAGAGGAGAATGATGAAGGAGGAGGAGCAAGGGTTGAGAAGGGTAAGAGGCTTGGAGTTTTACCGTCATCTTCTTCTTCATGCTCTTCTCGTTCATCATCATCATCATCATCTTCTACTACAGCTTCTGCTTCCTCCATATACTCTGAGCTGTGGCATGCTTGTGCTGGTCCTCTCACTTCTCTTCCCAAGAAAGGCAATGTCGTTGTGTATTTCCCACAGGGTCATTTGGAGCAAGGTGTTATGGTTTCTTACTCGTCTCCTCTAGATGTCCCCAAACTTGATCTCAGTCCTCAAATCTTCTGCAGGGTGGCTGCCGTTCACTTGCTT GCTAATAAGGAAACTGATGAGGTCTATACTCAAGTCACTCTGCTTCCACTTCAAGAG TTATCAATGCTAAATGGGGAGGGGAAAGAGGTCAAGGAGTTAGGAGGGGATGAAGAGAAGAACGGAAGCTCATCTGTCAAAAAAACACCTCATATGTTCTGCAAGACCTTAACAGCTTCTGACACAAGCACCCATGGGGGCTTCTCTGTACCTAGAAGAGCCGCTGAAGATTGTTTCGCTCCTCTT GACTACAAGCAGCAGAGACCATCTCAAGAGCTCATTGCAAAGGATCTCCATGGAGTAGAGTGGAAGTTTCGGCATATCTATAGAG GTCAACCAAGGAGGCATCTGCTCACCACTGGTTGGAGTATCTTTGTTAGTCAAAAGAGTCTTGTCTCTGGTGATGCGGTTCTCTTTCTGAG AGATGAAAATGGAGAGCTGAGGTTAGGAATCAGAAGATCTGCACGGCCAAGAAACGGACTTCCTGATTCAATCATTCAGAAGTATTCATCTTCCAGCATCCTCTCGCTTGTGGCTAATGCTGTATCTAACAAAAGCATGTTTGATGTGTTCTACAGTCCACG AGCTACTCACTCAGAGTTTGTGATTCCTTATGAGAAGTATATTACAAGCATCAAGAATCCCATTGGCATAGGCACAAGATTCAGAATGCGATTTGAAATGGACGATTCTCCTGAGAGAAG ATGCGCTGGTGTAGTGACTGGAGTCTGTGACATGGATCCTTATAGGTGGCCGAACTCTAAATGGAGGTGCTTGTTG GTGCGTTGGGATGAGTCTTTTATGAGTGATCACCAAGAAAGAGTTTCCCCTTGGGAGATTGATCCTTCGGGTTCTCTCCCACCCTTAAGCATCCAGTCATCTCCAAGGCCTAAGAGGCCTTGGGCAGGTCTACTGGGTACTACTACTCCACAAGGAAACCCCATAACCG CAGAAAGGGGTGTTTTTTTGGACTTCGAGGAGTCAGTTAGACCCTCTAAGGTCTTGCAAGGTCAAGAAAATACAGGTTCTGCATCATCATCACCTTTACAAGGTTTTGATGTTATGAACCGACGGATACTGGATTTTGCTGGGATGCAGCAGTCCCATGCTAATCCAGTTCTTTTATCTGGTAGAGTGAAGGATCGGTTTGGTGAGTTTGTAGATTCTACGTCCCTGGACCTGGATAGGTTTCCAAGGGTCTTGCAAGGTCAAGAAATTTGCTCACTTCGGTCATTCCCTCAAATAGCTGGTTTCACTCCAGCTTCTGCTTCAGGGAGTCCTAATCCCTTTGCTTATCAAGCCAACAAGTCAAGTTTCTATCCGCTAGCGTCACAAGGGATTAGGAGCTCTCATATTCCATATCAGAGTCCATACAATGCTGGCGACAAATCATCTAGTAGAAAGTTTGATGCACAAAGGGAAGGTGGCCTACCGAAGAATGTACCATTCAAGATTGATATGATGGGAACAGAGAAAGGCAGAGAGGTTAATATGAATGCTTCGACTACAGGTTGTAAGCTTTTTGGATTCTCCTTACCAGTGGAGACACCTGCATCAAACCAGCAAAGCTCAAGCAAAAGGATCTGTACAAAG GTTCACAAGCAAGGAAGCCTGGTGGGGAGAGCTATTGATTTGTCACGACTAAACGGATACAATGATCTCCTTACTGAGCTTGAACGCCTCTTCAACATGGAAGGGCTTCTCAGGGATCCTGAAAAAGGATGGAGGATCTTGTACACTGATAGTGAGAACGATATGATGGTCGTTGGTGATGATCCATGGCA TGATTTCTGCAGTGTGGTGTTGAAGATACATTTATACACGAAAGAGGAAGTGGAGAATGGGAATGATGATAACAGGAGTTGTTTAGAACAAGCAGCTCTCATGATGGAAGCATCAAAGTCATCCTCTGTCAGCCAGCCTGATTCTTCTCCAACAGGTCACTAG